The DNA segment TCACCAGCGGACTGGCCATTTTTCTGTTCGGAATGATCCTGATGAGAAACGGATTGGAGCAATTGGCCGGGGCGCGAATCCGGGCCGGCATCGCGCATTTTACCCAATCGCCGATCAAGGGTTTTCTCACGGGAACCGTCGCAACCGCCCTCCTTCACAGCAGCAGCACGGTCACCGTGCTGGCTGTCGGCTTGACCAGTGCGGGACTCATGTCCTTCTCCCAGTCCATCGGGGTGATCCTGGGCGCCAATGTCGGCACCACAGTCACGCTGGAAATGCTCACCTTCCCTTTGGATCGTTTTGCCCTGGCCATCTTGATCGCCGGGGCGGGCTTTCTCGTCCTCCCTTCAGCGAAAGCGCGGCAGATCGGCTGGATTGCCATCGGCTTGAGCTTGCTGTTTATTGGTCTGCAAATCGTGCAGCTCGTCGCCGAACCACTGGCCGGCAGGCCATGGTTCAAGCATGGCCTTGCTTTGGCCAGCCAGCATCTGGCAATGAGTTTTTTGTTGGGCCTCTTTGTCACCGCCGTCATCCAGAGCAGCACGGCCGCCATCGCATTGTTGATGAGCCTGATGGCGTCCGGCGATATCGCCTTGGCGCCTGGCGTCGCCTATGTATTGGGAAGCAATGTGGGAACGTGCGTCACGGCGCTCATCGCCGCCCTTGGGAGCAGCGATGAGGCCAAAAAAGTGGCGCTGGCCCACCTCGTGCTCAATGGCCTGGGAGCGCTGGCCCTCTTCCCGTTGATTCCCTGGTTTACAGAAAAACTGGCGGGATGGGGCGGTTCACCCGCCGCGCAGATTGCGCACACACAAGTGATTTTCAACATGGTTTGTTCATTGGCTGTCTTGCCGTGGGCGCGCGGTTTCGCCAACGGGATTCACCGCATCTATGACATGATGTTTTAGATGCCCAGCACTTTCCAGGCCTGTTTGATGATCGGCGTATTGTTTTCATAGCCGTTTTCCCGATGGCATTTTAAAAAAGTGTCCGGATCCACCCATGCGATGCCACTGATCTCTTCCAGTTGCGGGTGCAGTTCCTCTGTCAATGCGCGAACCAGATAATAATGCACTTCCTTTTTCATCTGCCCGTATTCAGGGTGGTAATATGTATAGGCCACCACGCCAAGCGGCTGTTCAACTTCGCCGGTGATGGCCGTCTCCTCCCGTATTTCGCGCAGCGCGGTCTCTTCAAGGGTTTCTCCTTGTTCCTGTTTTCCCTTGGGAAGGGAATACCGGCCGAACCGATCGGTCAGCGAAAGAAGGGATATTGAGCCGTCTTCCAGTCGCCTGTACACGAGCCCTCCAGCCGAAATCTCTCTCATCCTGACGCCTCCTCTGTCTGAAAACCGGTCAACGCCTGATCCGACTGTTCCTTGTACATCGCCAAGACACTCGGCGCAATATCCGTCAAATCCCGGATCGCGTGCCGCAGTCTGGCGGCTCCCGGACCGATGATCCAGGCTGGAACGGGATTCAAGGTATGCGTTTTCACCGACATATCTTCACAATTGCCGTGATCACTGGTTAAAAAAAGGGTCACATCTTTGGGCCGTTCTTCATCCAGCGCCTGCAAAAACTGGTCGTACTGTCTCATGACAAAAGACAGCATGTCCGCGTCACGGCCATGTCCGGCGACATCGGTCAAAAAAAACTCGTGAAACACAAAGTCGTAGCTTTCAACGAGAGCCAGCAAATGCTGCGCCGCCTCCCGCGGAGTGATGATCGGAACCTCAGTTTCCGCCAGACGCTGATGCAACCAGAAGCGGGTCAGGTCATGGAAGACCGCACGATTGGCCATCAGATCGGTCATCGTTCGCAGGGGCAGACCGGCCGCCCAAGCCGCTCTCGTGCTGCAGGAGACCCAGCCGCGCCGCGTCGTCCGCAACTGAAAAAAGGCGGGGGTAAAGGCATTGGCAAAGGTGCAGCGCTTCCCCTGTTCCTGCAGCCAGGTGTAGAGATTTCCCTCCTCCAACAAGCGGCGCAAGCGAGCCAATGGAAAGCCGCTGACATGCCTGCCCATGCAAGCGGCTGCATTTTGTCCGGTAAAGATGGTGGTTTGGCCCGTCGCGCTTTGCGGCAAGCCTTCCACCCCAAGCCGCGCATCGGCGAGAAAAAAAGCTTCGTCCTGGCGATGAAAGGGAGGGATCTCCTGGTTGAAGCGGCCTCCAAGCCGCTCCTCGATAAATGGCAGGCGGATGCTCGTGAAGGGATTCTCCTCTGCCGCAGGACCGACCCCCAAACCGTCTACAAACAAAAAGATCACTTTCATCCCTTGCATCCTATCCGACCATGCGGACAAAGGTGCCGCGGCTGAATTCCGCTCCCGGCTCATCCAGCCGGACGCGGACCACTTTCCCATACATCTCCGGCGTCCCCCGGAAGGCTACCTGAAGGTAATTGTCCGCATGGCCCACCACCCAGCCGGGCTCTGGGCTGTTCTTGAGCGGCTGCTCGGGTATCACGTCCAGCACTTGCCCCGCATATTGCCGGGCAT comes from the Bacillus thermozeamaize genome and includes:
- a CDS encoding NTP pyrophosphohydrolase, which encodes MREISAGGLVYRRLEDGSISLLSLTDRFGRYSLPKGKQEQGETLEETALREIREETAITGEVEQPLGVVAYTYYHPEYGQMKKEVHYYLVRALTEELHPQLEEISGIAWVDPDTFLKCHRENGYENNTPIIKQAWKVLGI